The Punica granatum isolate Tunisia-2019 chromosome 4, ASM765513v2, whole genome shotgun sequence genome has a window encoding:
- the LOC116205807 gene encoding inactive protein kinase SELMODRAFT_444075-like isoform X2 codes for METPSSPSYVIIAFDATKVRNEHELWVTLNNVQARGDILRGGDTIVVLGVLHKVTHPMGFQITPNEDAFTGTNSTRAMEEEVSQKTEAYVNMLLKSAEKCEDDGVSMEVKVIAGAPVKQVILQEAFTCKATWVVLDRHLRKDFKFYLKQIPCKVALIQDSLSVDILRSTRTTEANLIEHRRFYSVSKPILSLAMQGGENKEQSAITSPENFRKLQRNSIVSDLGDFQISEKAGVSTKDEGKSVPHIHKRNTFRLSSLEAPILCATCGTRTELDLKDSMRFSFSEVQQATNNFSKENLLGEGGYGYVYKGNLKDGQSIAAKVRKEASAQGFEEFRSEIYVLSFARHKNIVMLLGYCCKENLNVLVYEYICNKSLDWHLFDENAAVLEWHRRYSIAIGTAKGLRFLHEECRGGPIIHRDMRPSNILVTHDFVPMLGDFGLARWKTSDDPVQTRILGTLGQNI; via the exons ATGGAGAcgccttcttctccttcttatGTTATCATCGCATTTGATGCCACTAAGGTTAGGAATGAGCATGAGCTCTGGGTCACTCTAAACAATGTTCAGGCCAGAGGCGATATTCTCCGTGGAGGGGACACTATTGTTGTTCTGGGAGTCCTACATAAGGTGACTCACCCTA TGGGTTTCCAAATTACACCGAACGAAGATGCTTTTACTGGTACTAATTCCACTCGAGCGATGGAGGAGGAAGTTTCACAGAAAACTGAGGCCTATGTGAATATGCTTCTCAAGAGTGCTGAGAAATGCGAAGATGATGGG GTAAGCATGGAAGTAAAAGTCATAGCTGGAGCTCCTGTCAAGCAAGTTATCTTACAAGAGGCTTTTACATGTAAGGCAACTTGGGTTGTACTTGACAG GCACCTCAGGAAAGATTTCAAGTTCTACCTTAAACAAATACCGTGCAAGGTGGCACTCATCCAAGATAGCTTGTCTGTGGACATTCTGAGATCCACTAGAACAACTGAGGCCAACCTCATAGAACACAGGCGATTTTACTCCGTGTCCAAGCCAATTCTATCTTTGGCTATGCAAGGTGGTGAGAACAAGGAACAATCTGCTATTACGAGCCCTGAAAACTTTCGCAAGCTCCAAAGGAATTCAATTGTATCTGACCTTGGGGATTTCCAGATAAGTGAGAAGGCAG GAGTGTCTACTAAGGACGAGGGTAAATCGGTCCCTCACATCCACAAAAGAAATACGTTCCGACTGAGCTCCTTAGAAGCTCCAATTCTCTGTGCAACTTGTGGGACCAGAACTGAATTGGATCTCAAAGACTCTATGAGATTCAGCTTCTCCGAGGTACAGCAGGCAACAAATAATTTCTCGAAAGAGAACTTGCTTGGAGAAGGCGGATATGGGTATGTGTACAAGGGGAACCTTAAAGACGGGCAATCGATCGCAGCAAAGGTTCGAAAAGAAGCTAGCGCGCAGGGGTTTGAGGAGTTCCGTTCTGAGATTTACGTGTTGAGTTTTGCTCGGCACAAGAATATCGTGATGTTGTTAGGGTATTGCTGCAAGGAGAACCTTAATGTTTTGGTTTACGAGTATATCTGCAATAAATCCCTGGATTGGCATTTATTTG ACGAAAATGCAGCTGTTCTGGAGTGGCATCGGAGATACTCAATAGCCATTGGAACTGCTAAAGGGTTGCGCTTTCTGCATGAAGAATGTCGTGGAGGTCCTATAATTCATCGGGATATGCGGCCCAGTAATATACTGGTCACTCATGATTTTGTTCCAATG CTCGGTGACTTTGGCCTAGCTAGGTGGAAGACAAGTGATGATCCCGTGCAGACGAGAATACTTGGTACATTAGG GCAGAACATCTGA
- the LOC116205807 gene encoding probable serine/threonine-protein kinase PBL8 isoform X1, which produces METPSSPSYVIIAFDATKVRNEHELWVTLNNVQARGDILRGGDTIVVLGVLHKVTHPMGFQITPNEDAFTGTNSTRAMEEEVSQKTEAYVNMLLKSAEKCEDDGVSMEVKVIAGAPVKQVILQEAFTCKATWVVLDRHLRKDFKFYLKQIPCKVALIQDSLSVDILRSTRTTEANLIEHRRFYSVSKPILSLAMQGGENKEQSAITSPENFRKLQRNSIVSDLGDFQISEKAGVSTKDEGKSVPHIHKRNTFRLSSLEAPILCATCGTRTELDLKDSMRFSFSEVQQATNNFSKENLLGEGGYGYVYKGNLKDGQSIAAKVRKEASAQGFEEFRSEIYVLSFARHKNIVMLLGYCCKENLNVLVYEYICNKSLDWHLFDENAAVLEWHRRYSIAIGTAKGLRFLHEECRGGPIIHRDMRPSNILVTHDFVPMLGDFGLARWKTSDDPVQTRILGTLGYLAPEYAENGTVSIRTDVYAFGIILLQLISGRKVVDRKKNEQDQSLRQWAEHLIENMELHELIDPRMGDSYDTYELYLMSRAAYSCVKSNPELRPSMGEVVRFLEGKSNQFSS; this is translated from the exons ATGGAGAcgccttcttctccttcttatGTTATCATCGCATTTGATGCCACTAAGGTTAGGAATGAGCATGAGCTCTGGGTCACTCTAAACAATGTTCAGGCCAGAGGCGATATTCTCCGTGGAGGGGACACTATTGTTGTTCTGGGAGTCCTACATAAGGTGACTCACCCTA TGGGTTTCCAAATTACACCGAACGAAGATGCTTTTACTGGTACTAATTCCACTCGAGCGATGGAGGAGGAAGTTTCACAGAAAACTGAGGCCTATGTGAATATGCTTCTCAAGAGTGCTGAGAAATGCGAAGATGATGGG GTAAGCATGGAAGTAAAAGTCATAGCTGGAGCTCCTGTCAAGCAAGTTATCTTACAAGAGGCTTTTACATGTAAGGCAACTTGGGTTGTACTTGACAG GCACCTCAGGAAAGATTTCAAGTTCTACCTTAAACAAATACCGTGCAAGGTGGCACTCATCCAAGATAGCTTGTCTGTGGACATTCTGAGATCCACTAGAACAACTGAGGCCAACCTCATAGAACACAGGCGATTTTACTCCGTGTCCAAGCCAATTCTATCTTTGGCTATGCAAGGTGGTGAGAACAAGGAACAATCTGCTATTACGAGCCCTGAAAACTTTCGCAAGCTCCAAAGGAATTCAATTGTATCTGACCTTGGGGATTTCCAGATAAGTGAGAAGGCAG GAGTGTCTACTAAGGACGAGGGTAAATCGGTCCCTCACATCCACAAAAGAAATACGTTCCGACTGAGCTCCTTAGAAGCTCCAATTCTCTGTGCAACTTGTGGGACCAGAACTGAATTGGATCTCAAAGACTCTATGAGATTCAGCTTCTCCGAGGTACAGCAGGCAACAAATAATTTCTCGAAAGAGAACTTGCTTGGAGAAGGCGGATATGGGTATGTGTACAAGGGGAACCTTAAAGACGGGCAATCGATCGCAGCAAAGGTTCGAAAAGAAGCTAGCGCGCAGGGGTTTGAGGAGTTCCGTTCTGAGATTTACGTGTTGAGTTTTGCTCGGCACAAGAATATCGTGATGTTGTTAGGGTATTGCTGCAAGGAGAACCTTAATGTTTTGGTTTACGAGTATATCTGCAATAAATCCCTGGATTGGCATTTATTTG ACGAAAATGCAGCTGTTCTGGAGTGGCATCGGAGATACTCAATAGCCATTGGAACTGCTAAAGGGTTGCGCTTTCTGCATGAAGAATGTCGTGGAGGTCCTATAATTCATCGGGATATGCGGCCCAGTAATATACTGGTCACTCATGATTTTGTTCCAATG CTCGGTGACTTTGGCCTAGCTAGGTGGAAGACAAGTGATGATCCCGTGCAGACGAGAATACTTGGTACATTAGG ATACCTCGCGCCAGAATATGCGGAGAACGGCACTGTCTCTATAAGAACAGATGTCTACGCTTTCGGGATCATCCTATTACAACTAATTTCAGGGCGCAAGGTGGTAGACAGAAAGAAGAACGAACAAGATCAGTCTCTGAGACAGTGG GCAGAACATCTGATAGAAAACATGGAGTTACATGAACTGATTGATCCACGTATGGGAGACTCGTACGACACTTACGAATTGTATCTCATGTCAAGAGCAGCATACTCATGTGTGAAAAGTAATCCGGAGTTGCGTCCTTCCATGGGAGAG GTTGTTCGTTTTCTTGAAGGGAAGAGTAATCAGTTCTCCAGCTAA